Proteins encoded within one genomic window of Eurosta solidaginis isolate ZX-2024a chromosome 1, ASM4086904v1, whole genome shotgun sequence:
- the LOC137239839 gene encoding muscle-specific protein 20, with protein sequence MAPRNKEQEQEVLTWIFAVLGEKVPAGQYEDILKDGIVLCKLINKLAPGSVKKIQERGTNFQLMENIQRFQAAVKKYGVPEEEIFQTADLFERRNIPQVTLSLYALGRITQKHPEFTGPSLGPKMADKNEREFTEEQLRAHEGHLNLQMGYNKGASQSGHGGFGNTRHM encoded by the exons CCCCGCAACAAGGAACAAGAACAAGAAGTCCTCACATGGATTTTCGCAGTTTTGGGTGAGAAAGTACCTGCTGGTCAATATGAAGATATTCTTAAGGATGGCATTGTACTTTGCAAGCTAATCAACAAATTGGCACCAGGATCTGTGAAAAAAATTCAAGAACGTGGCACAAACTTTCAATTGATGGAAAACATTCAACGCTTCCAAGCAGCGGTCAAGAAATACGGTGTGCCTGAAGAAGAAATTTTCCAAACTGCTGATCTTTTCGAACGTCGTAATATTCCACAAGTCACATTGTCTTTATATGCGCTTGGACGTATC ACACAAAAACATCCTGAATTCACTGGTCCCTCTCTTGGTCCCAAAATGGCTGACAAGAACGAACGTGAATTTACTGAGGAACAATTGCGCGCTCACGAAGGACACCTTAACTTGCAAATGGGTTACAATAAAGGCGCTTCACAATCGGGACATGGCGGTTTCGGCAATACGCGTCATATGTGa